TACATTTTTGACAAGAGAAGAATTAATGCATTAGCTGGACCTTTGTGATTTTTGGTATAATGAAAGTACAGgtttaacattttcaaaactagagacattttatttcctttttcttctttcctttcttcctttttttcttatttcttttttcctttttccaagaaagattcttctttccttttccatttttctcttatttctccttcccAATAATGTTATAAGTGATGCACCAatggagatattttaaaatttgctagtAATTCGTGAACCATAGAATTAATGTGTACTTACTGTCCTAAGCATATCAATAGCTGATTATTCTTCTGTGTCTACTTCTGTTGTTTTACTGTCTTTGCTTATATGCTTCTTTAAAAATCCTGATGATGGTAAGATATAATGTTATCACTGATAATCATAGTCTTACACTTGTTTTCTGAATAATAATATAGACTGGGAAATTGGTCCTGCGtatgtttttataataataatttttgaagAATCGTATGAgctcatttatacatatacatattatttggcttttattttttagactaCAAAGACAGTTGGATCAACTCAACAAACGTTAGAAAATCTCTCTCACATAGCAGGAAATGGGTCTTTTTCATCATCATCTTCCCACTTAActtctgaaaatgaaaagcaacaaCAGATTCAGCCCAAGGCGTACAACCCAGAGACCCTGACAACTATCCAAACACAGGACATTTCACAGCCTGGTACTTTTCCAGCAGTTTCTGCATCTAGTCAGCTGCCCAGCAGTGATGCACTACTACAGCAGGCTACACAGTTTCAAACAAGAGAAACTCAGGCTAGAGAGGTGTTACAGTCAGATGGTACAGTGGTTAACTTGTCACACCTGACTGAGAcatcacagcagcagcagcagtctccacTGCAAGAACAAGCACAGACTTTACAGCAGCAGATTTCATCGAATATTTTCCCATCACCAAATAGTGTGAGTCAGCAACTACAAAATACGATACAACACTTGCAGGCAGGGAGTTTTACAGGTAGTACTGCCAGTGGCAGCAATGGAAATGTTGACTTGGTCCAACAAGTTTTAGAGGCACAACAACAGttatcttcagttttattttctgctcCAGATGGTAACGAGAATGTTGAAGAACAGCTTAGTGCAGGCATTTTTCAACAAGTCAGTCAAATTCAAAATAGCGTGAGCCCTGGAATGTTTTCCTCAACAGAACCAGCAGTCCATACCAGGCCAGATAATTTAATAGCTGGAAGAGCTGAAAGTGTTCACCCACAGAATGAAAACACTTTGTCTAatcagcaacagcaacagcagcaacagcaagtgATGGAATCCTCAGCTGCAATGGTGATAGAGATGCAACAGAGTATCTGCCAGGCAGCTGCCCAGATTCAGTCAGAGCTGTTTCCTTCATCGGCTTCAGCAAATGGAAACCTTCAACAGTCTCCAGTTTACCAGCAGACTTCTCATATGATGAGTGCATTATCAGCCAATGAGGACATGCAAATGCAATGTGAATTGTTTTCTCCTCCGGCAGTTTCTGGAAATGAAACTACTACAACTACCACACAGCAGGTTCCAACTTCTGGCACTACCCTGTTTCAGACATCAAATTCAGGAGATGGAGAAGAGACTGGAGCACAAGCAAAACAGATTCAGAACAGTGTCTTTCAGACCATGGTCCAAATGCAACATAGTGGGGACAGTCAGCCTCAAGTTGGCCTTTTTTCATCTACAAAAAGTATGAGAAGTGTTCAAAATAGTGGTACCCAGCAGCAAGGCAATGGTTTATTCCAGCAAGGTAATGAGATGATGTCACTTCAATCAGGGAATTTTTTGCAGCAGTCTTCTCATTCACAGGCCCAGCTTTTTCATCCTCAGAATCCTATTGCTGATGCTCAGAACCTTTCCCAGGAAACTCAAGGTTCTATTTTTCATAGTCCAAGTCCTATTGTCCACAGTCAGACTTCTACAGCCTCCTCTGAACAAATGCAGCCTCCAATGTTTCACTCTCAAAATACCATGGCTGTGCTGCAGGGCTCTTCTGTTCCTCAAGACCAACAGTCAGCCAACATATTTCTTTCCCAAAGTCCAATGAATAATCTCCAAACTAACACAGTGGCCCAAGAAGAACAGATTTCATTTTTTGCAGCTCAGAATTCAATTTCTCCACTTCAGTCAACATCAAACACTGAGCAGCAAGCTGCTTTCCAGCAGCAGGCTCCAATATCACACATTCAGACCCCTATGCTTTCCCAGGAACAGGCACAACCCTCCCAGCAAGGTCTATTTCAGCCTCAGGTTTCCTTGGGCTCCCTTCCTCCTAACCCAATGCCTCAAAACCAACAAGGAACAATCTTTCAGTCACAGCACTCAATAGTTGCCATCCAGGGTAACTCTGCAtcccaggagcagcagcagcagcagcagcaacagcagcagcaacaacagagcATTTTATTCAGTAACCAGAACGCCATGGCACCGATGGCATCTCAAAAGCAGCCACCGCCAAACATGATATTCAATCCAAGTCAAAATCCAGTGGCTAATCAGGAGCAGCAGAACCAATCAATTTTCCATCAGCAAAGTAATATGGCCACAATGAATCAAGAGCAGCAGCCCATGCAATTTCAGAACCAGACCACAGTTTCCTCACTTCAGAACCCAGGCCCTGCCCAACCCGAATCATCACAGACCTCCTTGTTCCATAGCTCGCCTCAGATTCAGTTGGTCCAAGGGTCACCCAGTTCTCAAGAGCAGCAAGTAACACTCTTCCTCTCTCCAGCATCCATGTCTGCATTGCAGACCAGTATAAACCAACAAGACATGCAACAGTCTCCCCTTTATTCCCCTCAGAACAACATGCCTGGAATCCAGGGAGCCACATCTTCACCTCAACCACAGGCTACTTTATTTCACAACACTACAGGAGGTACAATGAACCAGCTACAGAATTCTCCTGGCTCTTCTCAACAGACATCTGGAATGTTCTTATTTGGCATTCAGAATAGTAAGAAACTCTTTCTAATTTCCCATTTCTTAAATGTTATTGGTTGAAATGGTCACTTTATTGTTACCAGAGAAAGCACAACACAGTGGTTCTAAGAGCATAGATTgcagttggacagaactgagttcGAGTCCCAGCTGTACCACTTACAGACTGAGACCTTGGACAGGTTATTTGACATGCATGAGCCTCAATTTCCACATCTAAAATGGTGGCAATATTACAAACTTGACAAGGATATTGGGAGAATTAAAGgtggtgatatatatataaatatatgtgtctgCCATTTTGAGATATAACCTTGAAAGGAAGATGAAATACAAATGACAGAAAATTTTTCAGCCTGTTAAAGCAAGTAGTTTCCAAGGAGGTAGAAACCTGTGTTTCTTTAATGTTTATGTACCAAGGAAATTATATTGGATTTATGTTGATAACTAAGCAGTGTTGTATTTTTATACTGCTTAGAGAAAACCGAGGATGAATTCTACTACTGTTTGATGAAAACCTTTTTGGAGGCTGTCAGGTTCCTCACTTTTAAGTCTCTAACAAGTGAACAAAATAATGCATTTGTATACCCCAGCCACTAGTAAGTACCTTCTTATGAATCTTAACAGAAAATAACTAATCAGGTAGCTTCTCTGTTTTCAATGTCTCTGCAGACTGTAGTCAGCTTTTAACTTCTGGACCAGCTACATTGCCAGATCAGTTGATGGCCATAAGTCCACCAGGCCAGCCACAAAACGAGGGCCAACCACCTGTGACAACACTTCTTTCTCAGCAAATGCCAGAGAATTCTCCAATGGCATCCTCTATAAACACCAACCAGAACATTGAAAAGATTGATTTGCTTGTTTCATTGCAAAACCAAGGGAACAACTTAACTGGCTCCTTTTAACTGGATATGTAAGTAATGCATTTTGGCTTCTTTCTTATTGAAAAGCatcaataaattttattattcttagCATATTTGGGTTAAGTAATAACACTGTTTAGACtctgatcttttaaaatatggcttTCTCACAAAATGGTACCTTTTTTACCCTGAATTGATTGCTCTGAATGATAACTTACAGTCATATTGTTAATACTGGGCATTCCTTCTAATATATGTTGGATA
The genomic region above belongs to Budorcas taxicolor isolate Tak-1 chromosome 18, Takin1.1, whole genome shotgun sequence and contains:
- the NFAT5 gene encoding nuclear factor of activated T-cells 5 yields the protein MPSDFISLLSADLDLESPKSLYSRDSLKLHPSQNFHRAGLLEESVYDLLPKELQLPPSRETSVASMSQTSGGEAGSPPPAVVAADASSAPSSSSMGGACSSFTTSSSPTIYSTSVTDSKAMQVESCSSALGVSNRGVSEKQLTSNTVQQHPSTPKRHTVLYISPPPEDLLDNSRMSCQDEGCGLESEQSCSMWMEDSPSNFSNMSTSSYNDNTEVPRKSRKRNPKQRPGVKRRDCEESNMDIFDADSAKAPHYVLSQLTTDNKGNSKAGNGTLENQKGTGVKKSPMLCGQYPVKSEGKELKIVVQPETQHRARYLTEGSRGSVKDRTQQGFPTVKLEGHNEPVVLQVFVGNDSGRVKPHGFYQACRVTGRNTTPCKEVDIEGTTVIEVGLDPSNNMTLAVDCVGILKLRNADVEARIGIAGSKKKSTRARLVFRVNITRKDGSTLTLQTPSSPILCTQPAGVPEILKKSLHSCSVKGEEEVFLIGKNFLKGTKVIFQENVSDENSWKSEAEIDMELFHQNHLIVKVPPYHDQHITLPVAVGIYVVTNAGRSHDVQPFTYTPDPAAVALNVNVKKEISSPARPCSFEEAMKAMKTTGCNLDKVNMLPNALITPLISSTMIKSEDITPMEVTAEKRSPSIFKTTKTVGSTQQTLENLSHIAGNGSFSSSSSHLTSENEKQQQIQPKAYNPETLTTIQTQDISQPGTFPAVSASSQLPSSDALLQQATQFQTRETQAREVLQSDGTVVNLSHLTETSQQQQQSPLQEQAQTLQQQISSNIFPSPNSVSQQLQNTIQHLQAGSFTGSTASGSNGNVDLVQQVLEAQQQLSSVLFSAPDGNENVEEQLSAGIFQQVSQIQNSVSPGMFSSTEPAVHTRPDNLIAGRAESVHPQNENTLSNQQQQQQQQQVMESSAAMVIEMQQSICQAAAQIQSELFPSSASANGNLQQSPVYQQTSHMMSALSANEDMQMQCELFSPPAVSGNETTTTTTQQVPTSGTTLFQTSNSGDGEETGAQAKQIQNSVFQTMVQMQHSGDSQPQVGLFSSTKSMRSVQNSGTQQQGNGLFQQGNEMMSLQSGNFLQQSSHSQAQLFHPQNPIADAQNLSQETQGSIFHSPSPIVHSQTSTASSEQMQPPMFHSQNTMAVLQGSSVPQDQQSANIFLSQSPMNNLQTNTVAQEEQISFFAAQNSISPLQSTSNTEQQAAFQQQAPISHIQTPMLSQEQAQPSQQGLFQPQVSLGSLPPNPMPQNQQGTIFQSQHSIVAIQGNSASQEQQQQQQQQQQQQQSILFSNQNAMAPMASQKQPPPNMIFNPSQNPVANQEQQNQSIFHQQSNMATMNQEQQPMQFQNQTTVSSLQNPGPAQPESSQTSLFHSSPQIQLVQGSPSSQEQQVTLFLSPASMSALQTSINQQDMQQSPLYSPQNNMPGIQGATSSPQPQATLFHNTTGGTMNQLQNSPGSSQQTSGMFLFGIQNNCSQLLTSGPATLPDQLMAISPPGQPQNEGQPPVTTLLSQQMPENSPMASSINTNQNIEKIDLLVSLQNQGNNLTGSF